A stretch of the Uranotaenia lowii strain MFRU-FL chromosome 3, ASM2978415v1, whole genome shotgun sequence genome encodes the following:
- the LOC129758119 gene encoding uncharacterized protein LOC129758119 has product MALELRLMMGDDIKSSSSGANFIIRYQCLSFNRPFCSGESTVINQHTNMMNSIIRLISIVAVSVALVAAKPAPKPGLIAAAAAYKSIGSEAVLAQDGSVAYVLDTDVHHDHLLHDDFYHHPVSAEALVYDHHYYGDFLPDVHGPVAYSLEYDPILVK; this is encoded by the exons ATGGCACTTGAGTTACGGCTTATGATGGGGGATGATATAAAAAGTTCATCTTCGGGAGCTAACTTTATCATTCGTTATCAGTGTTTGTCATTCAACAGACCGTTTTGTAGTGGAGAGTCAACAGTCATAAATCAGCACACAAACATGATGAACAGCATT ATTCGCCTGATTTCCATCGTTGCCGTATCCGTTGCCTTGGTTGCGGCCAAGCCAGCTCCGAAACCGGGCctgattgctgctgctgctgcgtaCAAAAGTATTGGATCGGAAGCGGTGCTCGCCCAGGATGGTTCCGTTGCTTACGTTCTAGACACGGATGTGCACCATGACCATCTTCTTCACGACGACTTCTATCACCATCCCGTTTCCGCCGAGGCGCTCGTCTACGACCACCATTATTATGGGGACTTCCTGCCGGACGTCCATGGTCCGGTGGCCTATTCCCTGGAATACGACCCAATCCTGGTAAAGTGA
- the LOC129755393 gene encoding uncharacterized protein LOC129755393: MLACEKMDNNNLSPSFGITNGTGNNNNSSENIYIDIPTPSTRSVSPLSSASPGKDKSYGFFQNIYRKISLKSSEDLNGSNAEENSRSSSVDSCSSFSEQLQAPPKRRSSSAIKSMDQIISTHEHSSASSDMESNSSHDVDKSLRECRRSSVRKLLENLNISGPIRSRSLSLSNAPGNLLSHKGSKGESKASLFSSNSISSSTPVSQGYNGSGKLPPKKILRRPVSYTYIRGISGLPTQRVPRTSVCCSHYGR, encoded by the coding sequence ATGTTGGCTTGTGAAAAAATGGATAACAATAACCTATCACCGAGCTTTGGGATTACAAACGGAACcggaaacaacaacaacagcagtgAAAACATCTATATTGACATTCCGACGCCTTCGACCAGAAGTGTGTCCCCGTTGTCTTCGGCCTCGCCGGGGAAGGACAAATCGTATgggtttttccaaaatatttaccGGAAAATAAGTTTGAAGTCCAGTGAAGATCTGAATGGGTCGAATGCGGAAGAAAACTCGCGTAGTTCTTCGGTAGACTCGTGCTCATCTTTTAGTGAACAGTTGCAAGCACCGCCCAAAAGAAGATCAAGTTCCGCGATCAAGTCGATGGACCAAATAATATCCACTCATGAACATTCCAGTGCCTCAAGTGATATGGAGAGTAATTCTTCGCATGATGTAGACAAATCCCTGAGGGAGTGCCGAAGGTCTTCCGTGCGAAAGTTGTTGGAAAACTTGAACATCTCCGGACCTATCAGATCCAGATCACTATCGCTCAGTAACGCTCCGGGGAATCTTCTGAGCCATAAAGGCTCTAAGGGCGAATCGAAGGCATCGCTATTCAGCAGCAATAGCATCTCGTCTTCGACTCCAGTTTCCCAAGGCTACAATGGATCGGGCAAACTGCCGCCCAAGAAGATTCTCCGACGACCTGTTTCCTATACGTACATCCGAGGAATTTCTGGCCTTCCGACGCAACGTGTTCCTCGAACATCGGTATGCTGCAGTCATTACGGGCGCTAA